A window of Vulpes lagopus strain Blue_001 chromosome 21, ASM1834538v1, whole genome shotgun sequence contains these coding sequences:
- the AMHR2 gene encoding anti-Muellerian hormone type-2 receptor isoform X3, giving the protein MKPVLSLPWAAAFAPAFIPILNPPLSPPWATAPPSRRTCVFFEAPGVRGSTKTLGKLLDAGPGPPRVIRCLYSRCCFGIWNLTQDQAQVEMQGCRDSDEPDCESPHCDLSPRAHPSPGSTLFTCSCGTDFCNANYSHLPPPGNPGTPGSQGPQAIPGESIWMALVLLGLLVLLLLLLGSIVLALRQRKACSVQGGLEPEPEPEQEPEPDSGRDWSAELPELSELCFSQVIWEGGHTAVWAGQLRGRLVAIKAFSLRAVAQFQAERAVYELPGLQHDHIVRFITASRGGPGSPPCGPLLVLELHPKGSLCQYLTQHTSDWGSSMRMALSLAQGLAFLHEERWQDGGPIQTRYCPPRSEQSECARSGGWVVCHWRPWPCLGAPWPHPASHLGPYSTPRPSCHHGGWHPEVHGAGALGQDSGPTGLGHGPPTSRCLLSGSAPMGDPEPLPRSEAWTLAA; this is encoded by the exons ATGAAACCTGTTTTGTCTCTCCCTTGGGCTGCTGCTTTTGCCCCTGCATTCATTCCCATCTTgaaccctcccctctccccaccctgggccACAGCACCCCCAAGCAGGCGGACCTGTGTGTTCTTTGAGGCCCCTGGAGTACGGGGAAGCACAAAGACACTGGGGAAGCTGCTAGATGCAGGACCAGGGCCCCCCAGGGTTATCCGCTGCCTCTACAGCCGCTGCTGTTTTGGGATCTGGAACCTGACCCAAGACCAGGCACAGGTGGAGATGCAAG GATGCCGTGACAGTGATGAGCCAGACTGTGAGTCCCCCCACTGTGACCTGAGCCCCCgagcccaccccagccccgggTCCACTCTCTTCACCTGCTCCTGTGGCACTGACTTCTGCAATGCCAATTACAGCCATCTGCCTCCTCCAGGGAACCCTGGGACCCCTGGCTCCCAGGGTCCCCAAGCTATCCCAG GCGAGTCCATCTGGATGGCGctggtgctgctggggctgctcgtcctgctgctgctgctgctcggcAGCATCGTCTTGG CCCTGCGACAGCGGAAGGCCTGCAGCGTTCAAGGTGGgctggagccagagccagagccggAGCAGGAGCCGGAGCCAGACTCAGGCAGGGACTGGAGTGCTGAGCTCCCCGAGCTGTCTGAGCTGTGTTTCTCCCAG GTAATCTGGGAAGGAGGCCACACGGCCGTGTGGGCTGGGCAGCTGCGAGGCAGACTGGTGGCCATCAAGGCCTTCTCCCTGAGGGCTGTGGCCCAGTTCCAAGCGGAGAGAGCGGTGTACGAACTGCCAGGCCTGCAGCACGACCACATTGTCCGCTTTATCACCGCCAGCAGAGGGGGCCCTGGCTCCCCGCCCTGTGGGCCCCTGCTGGTACTGGAACTGCACCCGAAG ggctccctgtgCCAGTACTTGACCCAGCACACCAGTGACTGGGGAAGTTCCATGCGGATGGCACTGTCCCTGGCGCAGGGCCTGGCATTTCTCCATGAGGAGCGCTGGCAGGATGGTGG GCCAATACAAACCAGGTATTGCCCACCGCGATCTGAGCAGTCAGAATGTGCTCGTTCGGGAGGATGGGTCGTGTGCCATTGGAGACCTTGGCCTTGCCTTGGTGCTCCCTGGCCTCACCCAGCCTCCCACCTGGGCCCCTACTCAACCCCGAGGCCCAGCTGCCATCATGGAG GCTGGCACCCAGAGGTACATGGCGCCGGAGCTCTTGGACAAGACTCTGGACCTACAGGACTGGGGCACGGCCCTCCGACAAGCCGATGTTTACTCTCTGGCTCTGCTCCTATGGGAGATCCTGAGCCGCTGCCCAGATCTGAGGCCTG gaccctggcagcCTGA
- the AMHR2 gene encoding anti-Muellerian hormone type-2 receptor isoform X1: MKPVLSLPWAAAFAPAFIPILNPPLSPPWATAPPSRRTCVFFEAPGVRGSTKTLGKLLDAGPGPPRVIRCLYSRCCFGIWNLTQDQAQVEMQGCRDSDEPDCESPHCDLSPRAHPSPGSTLFTCSCGTDFCNANYSHLPPPGNPGTPGSQGPQAIPGESIWMALVLLGLLVLLLLLLGSIVLALRQRKACSVQGGLEPEPEPEQEPEPDSGRDWSAELPELSELCFSQVIWEGGHTAVWAGQLRGRLVAIKAFSLRAVAQFQAERAVYELPGLQHDHIVRFITASRGGPGSPPCGPLLVLELHPKGSLCQYLTQHTSDWGSSMRMALSLAQGLAFLHEERWQDGQYKPGIAHRDLSSQNVLVREDGSCAIGDLGLALVLPGLTQPPTWAPTQPRGPAAIMEAGTQRYMAPELLDKTLDLQDWGTALRQADVYSLALLLWEILSRCPDLRPDSRPPPFQLAYEAELGSTPTTCELWTLAVEERRRPCIPSTWHSFTTDPGSLRELLEDCWDADPEARLTAECVQQRLAALARPQEAQPFPESCAHGCPPLCPEDCLSAPPRCHSPL, encoded by the exons ATGAAACCTGTTTTGTCTCTCCCTTGGGCTGCTGCTTTTGCCCCTGCATTCATTCCCATCTTgaaccctcccctctccccaccctgggccACAGCACCCCCAAGCAGGCGGACCTGTGTGTTCTTTGAGGCCCCTGGAGTACGGGGAAGCACAAAGACACTGGGGAAGCTGCTAGATGCAGGACCAGGGCCCCCCAGGGTTATCCGCTGCCTCTACAGCCGCTGCTGTTTTGGGATCTGGAACCTGACCCAAGACCAGGCACAGGTGGAGATGCAAG GATGCCGTGACAGTGATGAGCCAGACTGTGAGTCCCCCCACTGTGACCTGAGCCCCCgagcccaccccagccccgggTCCACTCTCTTCACCTGCTCCTGTGGCACTGACTTCTGCAATGCCAATTACAGCCATCTGCCTCCTCCAGGGAACCCTGGGACCCCTGGCTCCCAGGGTCCCCAAGCTATCCCAG GCGAGTCCATCTGGATGGCGctggtgctgctggggctgctcgtcctgctgctgctgctgctcggcAGCATCGTCTTGG CCCTGCGACAGCGGAAGGCCTGCAGCGTTCAAGGTGGgctggagccagagccagagccggAGCAGGAGCCGGAGCCAGACTCAGGCAGGGACTGGAGTGCTGAGCTCCCCGAGCTGTCTGAGCTGTGTTTCTCCCAG GTAATCTGGGAAGGAGGCCACACGGCCGTGTGGGCTGGGCAGCTGCGAGGCAGACTGGTGGCCATCAAGGCCTTCTCCCTGAGGGCTGTGGCCCAGTTCCAAGCGGAGAGAGCGGTGTACGAACTGCCAGGCCTGCAGCACGACCACATTGTCCGCTTTATCACCGCCAGCAGAGGGGGCCCTGGCTCCCCGCCCTGTGGGCCCCTGCTGGTACTGGAACTGCACCCGAAG ggctccctgtgCCAGTACTTGACCCAGCACACCAGTGACTGGGGAAGTTCCATGCGGATGGCACTGTCCCTGGCGCAGGGCCTGGCATTTCTCCATGAGGAGCGCTGGCAGGATG GCCAATACAAACCAGGTATTGCCCACCGCGATCTGAGCAGTCAGAATGTGCTCGTTCGGGAGGATGGGTCGTGTGCCATTGGAGACCTTGGCCTTGCCTTGGTGCTCCCTGGCCTCACCCAGCCTCCCACCTGGGCCCCTACTCAACCCCGAGGCCCAGCTGCCATCATGGAG GCTGGCACCCAGAGGTACATGGCGCCGGAGCTCTTGGACAAGACTCTGGACCTACAGGACTGGGGCACGGCCCTCCGACAAGCCGATGTTTACTCTCTGGCTCTGCTCCTATGGGAGATCCTGAGCCGCTGCCCAGATCTGAGGCCTG ACAGCAGACCACCACCTTTCCAACTGGCCTATGAGGCAGAACTGGGTAGCACCCCCACCACCTGTGAGCTGTGGACCTTGGCCGTAGAGGAGAGAAGGCGCCCCTGTATCCCATCCACCTGGCACTCCTTCACCACA gaccctggcagcCTGAGAGAGCTGCTAGAGGACTGTTGGGATGCAGACCCCGAAGCACGGCTGACAGCTGAGTGTGTTCAGCAGCGCCTGGCCGCCCTGGCCCGTCCTCAAGAGGCCCAGCCTTTCCCAGAGAGCTGCGCCCATGGCTGCCCACCCCTCTGCCCAGAAGACTGTCTCTCAGCTCCTCCCCGCTGCCATTCCCCCTTGTAG
- the AMHR2 gene encoding anti-Muellerian hormone type-2 receptor isoform X4: MKPVLSLPWAAAFAPAFIPILNPPLSPPWATAPPSRRTCVFFEAPGVRGSTKTLGKLLDAGPGPPRVIRCLYSRCCFGIWNLTQDQAQVEMQGCRDSDEPDCESPHCDLSPRAHPSPGSTLFTCSCGTDFCNANYSHLPPPGNPGTPGSQGPQAIPGESIWMALVLLGLLVLLLLLLGSIVLALRQRKACSVQGGLEPEPEPEQEPEPDSGRDWSAELPELSELCFSQVIWEGGHTAVWAGQLRGRLVAIKAFSLRAVAQFQAERAVYELPGLQHDHIVRFITASRGGPGSPPCGPLLVLELHPKGSLCQYLTQHTSDWGSSMRMALSLAQGLAFLHEERWQDGQYKPGIAHRDLSSQNVLVREDGSCAIGDLGLALVLPGLTQPPTWAPTQPRGPAAIMEAGTQRYMAPELLDKTLDLQDWGTALRQADVYSLALLLWEILSRCPDLRPETH, translated from the exons ATGAAACCTGTTTTGTCTCTCCCTTGGGCTGCTGCTTTTGCCCCTGCATTCATTCCCATCTTgaaccctcccctctccccaccctgggccACAGCACCCCCAAGCAGGCGGACCTGTGTGTTCTTTGAGGCCCCTGGAGTACGGGGAAGCACAAAGACACTGGGGAAGCTGCTAGATGCAGGACCAGGGCCCCCCAGGGTTATCCGCTGCCTCTACAGCCGCTGCTGTTTTGGGATCTGGAACCTGACCCAAGACCAGGCACAGGTGGAGATGCAAG GATGCCGTGACAGTGATGAGCCAGACTGTGAGTCCCCCCACTGTGACCTGAGCCCCCgagcccaccccagccccgggTCCACTCTCTTCACCTGCTCCTGTGGCACTGACTTCTGCAATGCCAATTACAGCCATCTGCCTCCTCCAGGGAACCCTGGGACCCCTGGCTCCCAGGGTCCCCAAGCTATCCCAG GCGAGTCCATCTGGATGGCGctggtgctgctggggctgctcgtcctgctgctgctgctgctcggcAGCATCGTCTTGG CCCTGCGACAGCGGAAGGCCTGCAGCGTTCAAGGTGGgctggagccagagccagagccggAGCAGGAGCCGGAGCCAGACTCAGGCAGGGACTGGAGTGCTGAGCTCCCCGAGCTGTCTGAGCTGTGTTTCTCCCAG GTAATCTGGGAAGGAGGCCACACGGCCGTGTGGGCTGGGCAGCTGCGAGGCAGACTGGTGGCCATCAAGGCCTTCTCCCTGAGGGCTGTGGCCCAGTTCCAAGCGGAGAGAGCGGTGTACGAACTGCCAGGCCTGCAGCACGACCACATTGTCCGCTTTATCACCGCCAGCAGAGGGGGCCCTGGCTCCCCGCCCTGTGGGCCCCTGCTGGTACTGGAACTGCACCCGAAG ggctccctgtgCCAGTACTTGACCCAGCACACCAGTGACTGGGGAAGTTCCATGCGGATGGCACTGTCCCTGGCGCAGGGCCTGGCATTTCTCCATGAGGAGCGCTGGCAGGATG GCCAATACAAACCAGGTATTGCCCACCGCGATCTGAGCAGTCAGAATGTGCTCGTTCGGGAGGATGGGTCGTGTGCCATTGGAGACCTTGGCCTTGCCTTGGTGCTCCCTGGCCTCACCCAGCCTCCCACCTGGGCCCCTACTCAACCCCGAGGCCCAGCTGCCATCATGGAG GCTGGCACCCAGAGGTACATGGCGCCGGAGCTCTTGGACAAGACTCTGGACCTACAGGACTGGGGCACGGCCCTCCGACAAGCCGATGTTTACTCTCTGGCTCTGCTCCTATGGGAGATCCTGAGCCGCTGCCCAGATCTGAGGCCTG
- the AMHR2 gene encoding anti-Muellerian hormone type-2 receptor isoform X2 produces the protein MKPVLSLPWAAAFAPAFIPILNPPLSPPWATAPPSRRTCVFFEAPGVRGSTKTLGKLLDAGPGPPRVIRCLYSRCCFGIWNLTQDQAQVEMQGCRDSDEPDCESPHCDLSPRAHPSPGSTLFTCSCGTDFCNANYSHLPPPGNPGTPGSQGPQAIPGESIWMALVLLGLLVLLLLLLGSIVLALRQRKACSVQGGLEPEPEPEQEPEPDSGRDWSAELPELSELCFSQVIWEGGHTAVWAGQLRGRLVAIKAFSLRAVAQFQAERAVYELPGLQHDHIVRFITASRGGPGSPPCGPLLVLELHPKGSLCQYLTQHTSDWGSSMRMALSLAQGLAFLHEERWQDGQYKPGIAHRDLSSQNVLVREDGSCAIGDLGLALVLPGLTQPPTWAPTQPRGPAAIMEAGTQRYMAPELLDKTLDLQDWGTALRQADVYSLALLLWEILSRCPDLRPGPWQPERAARGLLGCRPRSTADS, from the exons ATGAAACCTGTTTTGTCTCTCCCTTGGGCTGCTGCTTTTGCCCCTGCATTCATTCCCATCTTgaaccctcccctctccccaccctgggccACAGCACCCCCAAGCAGGCGGACCTGTGTGTTCTTTGAGGCCCCTGGAGTACGGGGAAGCACAAAGACACTGGGGAAGCTGCTAGATGCAGGACCAGGGCCCCCCAGGGTTATCCGCTGCCTCTACAGCCGCTGCTGTTTTGGGATCTGGAACCTGACCCAAGACCAGGCACAGGTGGAGATGCAAG GATGCCGTGACAGTGATGAGCCAGACTGTGAGTCCCCCCACTGTGACCTGAGCCCCCgagcccaccccagccccgggTCCACTCTCTTCACCTGCTCCTGTGGCACTGACTTCTGCAATGCCAATTACAGCCATCTGCCTCCTCCAGGGAACCCTGGGACCCCTGGCTCCCAGGGTCCCCAAGCTATCCCAG GCGAGTCCATCTGGATGGCGctggtgctgctggggctgctcgtcctgctgctgctgctgctcggcAGCATCGTCTTGG CCCTGCGACAGCGGAAGGCCTGCAGCGTTCAAGGTGGgctggagccagagccagagccggAGCAGGAGCCGGAGCCAGACTCAGGCAGGGACTGGAGTGCTGAGCTCCCCGAGCTGTCTGAGCTGTGTTTCTCCCAG GTAATCTGGGAAGGAGGCCACACGGCCGTGTGGGCTGGGCAGCTGCGAGGCAGACTGGTGGCCATCAAGGCCTTCTCCCTGAGGGCTGTGGCCCAGTTCCAAGCGGAGAGAGCGGTGTACGAACTGCCAGGCCTGCAGCACGACCACATTGTCCGCTTTATCACCGCCAGCAGAGGGGGCCCTGGCTCCCCGCCCTGTGGGCCCCTGCTGGTACTGGAACTGCACCCGAAG ggctccctgtgCCAGTACTTGACCCAGCACACCAGTGACTGGGGAAGTTCCATGCGGATGGCACTGTCCCTGGCGCAGGGCCTGGCATTTCTCCATGAGGAGCGCTGGCAGGATG GCCAATACAAACCAGGTATTGCCCACCGCGATCTGAGCAGTCAGAATGTGCTCGTTCGGGAGGATGGGTCGTGTGCCATTGGAGACCTTGGCCTTGCCTTGGTGCTCCCTGGCCTCACCCAGCCTCCCACCTGGGCCCCTACTCAACCCCGAGGCCCAGCTGCCATCATGGAG GCTGGCACCCAGAGGTACATGGCGCCGGAGCTCTTGGACAAGACTCTGGACCTACAGGACTGGGGCACGGCCCTCCGACAAGCCGATGTTTACTCTCTGGCTCTGCTCCTATGGGAGATCCTGAGCCGCTGCCCAGATCTGAGGCCTG gaccctggcagcCTGAGAGAGCTGCTAGAGGACTGTTGGGATGCAGACCCCGAAGCACGGCTGACAGCTGA